The DNA window GTTCTCGTCCACAATTAACACAACATCCCCCTTAACTATGGGTGCTTGCCTCTCAAACCATTTGCCTCTGCGGGTAATAACTGGCGCATACTCCTTAACCCACCTTTTCCAGAATCTATCTGCAAATGCCTGAATAGGTTCCATTTCTGTCTGAGATCCGTCCCGTCACTAAATATTGCCTTATGACCCTTGGCGGAACCGAGAAGCAGGTGGTTCGGGGTTATGGCTTCATCATCCTCTGATTCTAGGGACACAAATGTTAGCGGCCTAGAATTGATTATGTACTCCACCTCGATCAGTGCCCCTCGCAAAGTCTCATCATTAAAGTTCGCTGATGGGAACGCGTGATACAAGACACTTTTCACAGATCGTACCAACCTCTCCCATGCCCCTCCCATATGAGGGGCTGCAGGGGGGTTAAAATACCACTTCGTTCCATCGAATGACTTCATAAGCTGGTCCTTGTCGAGCCTCTCTAGCTCCTCACGCAATACTCGCTCAGTCGCTTTAAAATTGGTCCCATTATCGGTGTAAATTCGGTTTGGGTATCCCCGTcggccaataaaattttttaaagcgatGATACTGGAATTCGTATCGAGGCTGTGGGCAACCTCAATGTGTATAGCGCGTGTTGTCAAACATGTGAAGATCACTCCCCATCTCTTCTCGCATCTTCTTCCGACACTCACACTTAAGGGTCCAAAATAGTCAATACCGGTATATGTAAATGGCCGTTCAAAGGCCGCTAGTCGAGCTTGTGGAAGTAATGCCATTTGAGGGACCTTGGGCGATGCAGCCTCATTTCTGCAACTTTGACACTCTCTACGGACTCTTTTATATAAAACCCGTAGCCTAGGTATATAGTATTGGCCTCTGATGGTATTGACGACAGTCTCGTGAACAACGTGATGATATTGTTTATGAGCATTATTAACTACCAAAAAGGTTATGCGATGTTTTGGGGGGAGAATTATGACGTCTCTGTATCCACTAAGGTGTTCCGTGCGTCCACGAATTTTCAAAAGACCGTCGTTATCCAAAAATATATCTAGACCCTTAAGTGGTGACCTCTTCTCAACACATTTACCctgtttcaatgaaaaaatctCCTCTGAGTATGCCGATGACTGTGCGTCCCTATACAGCAAACACTTTGCCTTACAAACCATTTCGTACGTCACTATAGACGGCTTGCAATCGCCCTTTGCCGATGCTTTCAGTTTGTCCACATACAAGATAAATGTTGCCAGAGCACGATATAGCCTTCGCCAATCGGAAAATGCGGTGACATTCATGTCTAAGTGAGGTTCATGAATATGGACGTTTATATAACAATTCCGCACTTCAGTAGTATCAACCTCTTGTCCCAAGTCTTCACATCGTAGCCAATCACACTCTTCGGCTAACAGAAATTCAGGTCCAAATAGCCAAAATGAACTATCGATATTGGTATTTACTTTCGTCGCAAGATCTGCAGGGTTGAACTTCGATTTTATCCACATCCATTGATCTACTTGAGAGTGCTCCAAAATCTCTCCAACTCTATGCATCACAAAAGGGCGAAATTTTCTTGGGTCCATGCGCAGCCATCTAAGCACCGTTTTCGAGTCAGACCAATAGTAGCACTTCTCTACTTTTATTCCATCTACTTGTCTAACTTTCTGCACCATTCGAATACCTAACACTGCAGCCTGGAGTTCGAGTCTCGGTATAGAGATGGGCTTAAGCGGTGATACTTTATTTTTGGCCATAACCATAGACACTGTAATAAACG is part of the Haematobia irritans isolate KBUSLIRL unplaced genomic scaffold, ASM5000362v1 scaffold_133, whole genome shotgun sequence genome and encodes:
- the LOC142242433 gene encoding uncharacterized protein LOC142242433; protein product: MSIYDPLGFASCYTIGLKILLQEIWRSGVHWDEDLPQDLVTKWYRWKENLAGIMSLEIPRCYSVYLRQANSVQLHCFVDAGEFGYAAVCYLRVRFGTFITVSMVMAKNKVSPLKPISIPRLELQAAVLGIRMVQKVRQVDGIKVEKCYYWSDSKTVLRWLRMDPRKFRPFVMHRVGEILEHSQVDQWMWIKSKFNPADLATKVNTNIDSSFWLFGPEFLLAEECDWLRCEDLGQEVDTTEVRNCYINVHIHEPHLDMNVTAFSDWRRLYRALATFILYVDKLKASAKGDCKPSIVTYEMVCKAKCLLYRDAQSSAYSEEIFSLKQGKCVEKRSPLKGLDIFLDNDGLLKIRGRTEHLSGYRDVIILPPKHRITFLVVNNAHKQYHHVVHETVVNTIRGQYYIPRLRVLYKRVRRECQSCRNEAASPKVPQMALLPQARLAAFERPFTYTGIDYFGPLSVSVGRRCEKRWGVIFTCLTTRAIHIEVAHSLDTNSSIIALKNFIGRRGYPNRIYTDNGTNFKATERVLREELERLDKDQLMKSFDGTKWYFNPPAAPHMGGAWERLVRSVKSVLYHAFPSANFNDETLRGALIEVEYIINSRPLTFVSLESEDDEAITPNHLLLGSAKGHKAFADRFWKRWVKEYAPVITRRGKWFERQAPIVKGDVVLIVDENLPRNSWLKGIVLETIVARDGQVRRATVRTVNGILQRPASKLAILDVGTRISGKIGEGTALTGGGMLPTADAAEIV